One stretch of Eupeodes corollae chromosome 2, idEupCoro1.1, whole genome shotgun sequence DNA includes these proteins:
- the LOC129947493 gene encoding kelch-like protein 3, with product MENRTFKNNESLAYSATTSSELENGFRVMDYPGISDSSVQSETPTFRPNQLNKLMYNASKSTSREINHMKRPLPNKILPTNLSKLSELPEEGKDSSIPMEEKTLLEIGFKPNKIDDWDGIEQPKKQNLYGLLKNMIDNYIKTNVQIQIGEATFNCHMMVLQCYSEFFMECSNEAIVKIPPERITPQAFMMVYDWMLSIEPSVQREGILELFNAANFLKIKGLVDQCWVCLDDDIRFQEDTAFLLYLDSRNYGLDMLQQLMLPRICRFFLTLVASKDFLLLSAKEVCTLLSSNYIGVNSEIEILMSAVRWLNYNWKDRQCHMLDVINCVRFGLMPPWILVALGRDIDCEDVQKVIHNPIVKKMIGDGLSYATTQLYHSNNVDSFLAFMERYKLTKPIQRQWICDQECGFHHKTDCPNRLYITYKSFLEYLEMIRTKGKDHWKTLHMEQQDNLNFQCCLPKTVINSNGQYFIQP from the exons ATGGAAAATAGAACTTTCAAG AACAATGAATCTCTTGCTTATTCTGCAACAACGTCGTCAGAACTAGAAAACGGTTTTCGAGTAATGGA TTATCCAGGAATCTCTGATTCATCCGTTCAATCCGAAACACCTACATTTCGCCCAAATCAATTGA ATAAATTAATGTACAATGCTTCAAAATCTACATCACGTGAAATTAACCACATGAAACGTCCTTTGCCCAATAAAATTCTCCCaacaaatctttccaaactCTCCGAACTACCTGAAGAAGGAAAAGACAGTTCAATTCCAATGGAGGAAAAGACCCTGCTTGAAATTGGATTTAAACCAAATAAGATTGACGACTGGGATGGAATTGAGCAACCAAAAAAACAGAATCTCTATGGGTTACTTAAAAATATGATTGATAACTACATCAAAACAAAcgttcaaatacaaattggagaAGCTACTTTTAACTGCCATATGATGGTTTTGCAATGTTATTCTGAATTCTTCATGGAATGCAGCAATGAGGCAATTGTAAAAATTCCACCTGAAAGGATCACTCCCCAAGCATTCATGATGGTATACGATTGGATGTTATCCATTGAACCGTCAGTGCAACGAGAGGGCATTCTGGAACTTTTTAATGCtgcaaactttttgaaaattaaaggtCTAGTTGACCAGTGTTGGGTGTGTCTGGACGATGATATTAGATTTCAGGAAGACACTGCGTTTCTTTTGTATCTGGATTCACGGAACTACGGTTTGGATATGTTGCAACAGCTTATGTTGCCGAGGATATGTAGGTTCTTTCTTACTTTAGTCGCGTCGAAGGATTTTTTACTTCTTAGTGCTAAAGAAGTTTGCACTCTCCTAAGCTCAAACTACATTGGAGTAAATTCAGAAATTGAG ATCCTTATGTCAGCTGTGCGATGGCTTAACTACAATTGGAAAGACCGTCAATGTCATATGCTTGATGTTATCAACTGTGTTAGATTTGGCCTGATGCCTCCGTGGATTCTGGTTGCTTTGGGACGTGACATTGATTGTGAAGATGTTCAGAAAGTAATCCACAATCCAATAGTTAAGAAAATGATTGGAGATGGACTTTC ttatgCAACAACACAGTTGTATCATTCCAACAATGTCGATAGTTTTCTGGCATTCATGGAGCGTTATAAACTCACCAAACCCATTCAAAGACAATGGATCTGCGACCAGGAATGTGGATTTCATCATAAAACAGATTGTCCCAATAGACTTTACATAACTTATAAGTCATTTCTAGAGTATTTGGAAATGATTCGGACCAAGGGCAAGGACCATTGGAAAACATTGCACATGGAACAACAAGATAATCTAAATTTTCAATGCTGTCTTCCAAAGACTGTTATTAATTCTAATGGCCAATATTTTATACAGCCTTAA